A genomic stretch from Chitinophaga lutea includes:
- a CDS encoding RagB/SusD family nutrient uptake outer membrane protein — MKKLTLYILLLGGLFTGACRRDFLAPDFSISTSYTEELVFTSAVEAQKVLNNCYAYLQPFSAYRMRYGLAPARTGSALPASYTDEAANGTTTAQSWSVTNGSFNQFFNPDNMWETCYQGIRRCNMFLENIDRVQDGDPPVVARWKHEVRFLRAFYYFELFRRYGGVPLVKKALSVQGVLNNDLSEYYIPRATVDEVVDFISKELDTAATGLPAVYASGDLGRITKQTALGYKGRLLLYHASELHNPGNANPQRWRIAADACRTAIDTAEKAGGHQLHSNYQRMFLNDSRTNKETLLFIYESIGSAYDLREGHPSAGRYGGTNPTLNLVDKYEMKNGKPITDPTSGYDPQQPFKDRDPRLGMSVVQPLESWFGVQFRPWYGPGGLDGRSVYGAKPNDGSWSSMLVKKFVDVGEGANRNWTLMRLGELYLNYAEAENEAAGPVAAVYKYVNLIRKRTGVGMQELPAGITKDSMRTRIRNERSVELAFEEHRGFDARRWKIAEETFGGATWGWRTFYNAQTGALSYTRYNFQNRIYKKHWNLYPIPQTEIERSKGSLVQNPGY; from the coding sequence ATGAAAAAACTTACGCTATATATACTATTGCTCGGCGGTCTGTTTACAGGCGCCTGCCGCCGCGATTTCCTGGCGCCCGACTTTTCCATTTCCACCAGCTATACGGAGGAACTGGTATTTACGTCGGCCGTGGAAGCGCAAAAGGTACTGAACAACTGCTACGCCTACCTGCAACCCTTCAGCGCCTACCGCATGCGGTATGGACTGGCCCCTGCCAGAACGGGCTCCGCACTGCCGGCTTCTTACACCGACGAAGCGGCCAACGGCACCACTACGGCGCAAAGCTGGAGTGTGACCAACGGGAGCTTCAACCAGTTCTTCAACCCGGACAATATGTGGGAAACTTGCTACCAGGGCATCCGCCGCTGCAACATGTTCCTTGAGAACATCGACCGTGTGCAGGATGGCGACCCGCCGGTTGTGGCCCGGTGGAAACATGAAGTACGTTTTCTCCGCGCGTTTTATTATTTCGAACTGTTCCGCCGTTACGGAGGTGTGCCGCTTGTGAAAAAAGCGCTGTCAGTACAGGGTGTGCTCAACAACGACCTGTCTGAGTACTACATCCCCCGCGCCACCGTCGACGAGGTCGTGGATTTTATCAGCAAGGAACTCGACACCGCCGCTACAGGATTGCCAGCAGTATATGCCTCCGGCGATCTCGGCCGCATTACCAAACAGACCGCGCTCGGCTACAAAGGCAGGTTGCTGCTTTACCACGCCAGCGAACTGCATAACCCCGGCAACGCCAACCCGCAACGCTGGAGAATTGCCGCAGACGCCTGCCGCACTGCTATCGACACCGCCGAAAAAGCAGGCGGGCACCAGCTGCATAGCAATTACCAAAGGATGTTCCTCAACGATTCCCGCACCAACAAGGAAACGCTGCTCTTCATCTACGAAAGCATCGGCAGCGCGTATGACCTCCGCGAGGGGCACCCGAGCGCAGGACGTTACGGCGGTACCAACCCCACGCTGAACCTGGTGGATAAATACGAAATGAAAAACGGGAAACCCATCACGGATCCCACTTCGGGATATGATCCCCAGCAACCGTTCAAAGACCGCGATCCCCGTTTGGGCATGTCTGTGGTGCAACCCCTGGAAAGCTGGTTCGGCGTACAGTTCAGGCCCTGGTATGGCCCGGGCGGGCTCGATGGCCGCTCTGTGTACGGCGCTAAACCAAACGACGGCAGCTGGAGTTCCATGCTCGTGAAAAAGTTCGTGGACGTAGGTGAGGGAGCAAACCGCAACTGGACGCTGATGCGCCTGGGCGAACTGTACCTTAACTACGCGGAAGCTGAAAATGAAGCGGCAGGGCCTGTGGCTGCCGTGTACAAATACGTGAACCTTATTCGTAAACGTACCGGCGTTGGTATGCAAGAATTGCCCGCCGGCATCACCAAAGACAGTATGCGCACCCGCATCCGCAACGAACGTTCGGTAGAGCTGGCGTTTGAAGAACACCGCGGCTTCGATGCCCGCCGGTGGAAGATTGCCGAAGAAACATTCGGCGGGGCCACCTGGGGCTGGCGTACTTTTTATAACGCCCAGACCGGCGCGCTCAGCTACACCCGGTACAACTTTCAGAACAGGATCTATAAAAAACACTGGAACCTGTACCCCATCCCGCAAACAGAAATCGAAAGAAGCAAGGGCAGCCTGGTACAAAATCCCGGTTACTGA
- a CDS encoding SusC/RagA family TonB-linked outer membrane protein, translating into MQQKLFRIFTSLLCCMLPWMAYAQKQEFGKVVNEEGNTLKGAMIISAMTSKEVTSNKNGLFSLEGLIPGDTLYAYYAGYEQATVYVREGAPVLVTLKKASPWDKTTPLLWYNKKRLLVTGAVNVLTENDLLKSPAINIKNALDGRVPGYYSIQTDASPGNELPSIYIRGRSGITDAGGYNSLVDGVERDYGELEVSEIDQLVVLKDAISNAMYGSRGARKGVYVTTKRGQAYQNRISVMAQTGIQQPTKLPRTLGAYQYALLHNEGSANDQVQADYTQAQLDGYLNKTDPYLYPDVDWYDAAVNNTAMQYRFNLSASGGNKTARYFMMMGYTNQEGLLKYSRDNDNYRTGQSYQRYNFRTNMDVSVDANTLVQLDINVRLERRVLPHSSLSAASIWTNIASYPPGQFPVFNPNGSLGGNAQYGENPIGSLTRTGYQHQDHRFLEGSTRVFRKLDSWLPGLSAFASFSFNSFARPTMQQSQDFAVYTYQGKDQPYVKFGNDVPLSAPASVPTFSHNYAFEGGLEYAPKLKGGHHLNTKLKYFQVRQKQPDTDLPYSRQLVSGIASYDYNEKYIADVVVSYSGTENYAKDRRFQTYPAVGLSWIASKENMLKNATWLSLLKVRGSYGILGNDVYPSRFPYVEGITGSGTGANFGQTGFTGTGLQETTLGNPLTRAMEYKQANVGIDVELFNRQIALTVDRFSEKVNFIPVTPENISAIIGNSQVPASIGRTSNQGWEGEITLRRNWTRQFATHIRAQGAYYTNKIEYQAEQFRDEAYQLRTGRPLGQVFGLQALGFYKDQAEIDAGPSSSFTTLRPGDLKYKDQNGDDVIDALDEIPLGKPGLPQMQYAFEIGARFRNFELTVLFSGVTERSLFLNAYPSFRGFQPGSARPTAMVLGRWTPETADRATFPRLNTETNNHNFRNSTFWMRDGGFLRLKNVELAYNIPQSMLRRWGLQSGRIFATGHNLAVWSKFPDTDPESPGAGVNTDYPLLKITNLGVKIDF; encoded by the coding sequence ATGCAACAAAAACTATTCAGAATATTTACATCGCTGCTATGCTGCATGCTGCCGTGGATGGCGTATGCGCAGAAGCAGGAGTTCGGTAAAGTGGTGAACGAAGAAGGGAATACCCTCAAAGGCGCCATGATCATCTCGGCGATGACCAGCAAAGAAGTCACCTCCAATAAAAACGGCCTCTTCTCCCTGGAAGGCCTCATTCCCGGCGATACGCTGTACGCCTACTATGCAGGATACGAACAGGCCACGGTGTACGTGCGTGAAGGCGCGCCCGTACTGGTTACGCTGAAAAAAGCCTCTCCCTGGGATAAAACCACCCCGCTCCTCTGGTACAATAAAAAGCGGCTGCTGGTAACCGGCGCCGTGAATGTGCTCACGGAAAACGACCTGCTGAAATCGCCGGCCATCAACATCAAAAATGCGCTCGACGGGCGTGTACCGGGATATTATTCCATTCAGACGGATGCCAGTCCCGGTAACGAACTCCCCTCCATCTACATCCGCGGCCGTTCCGGCATCACCGATGCCGGTGGCTATAATTCGCTGGTAGACGGGGTTGAAAGGGACTACGGTGAACTGGAAGTAAGCGAAATAGACCAGCTGGTGGTACTGAAAGATGCGATCAGCAACGCCATGTACGGCAGCCGTGGTGCGAGGAAAGGTGTATATGTGACTACCAAACGCGGCCAGGCTTACCAGAACAGGATTTCCGTGATGGCGCAAACCGGCATACAGCAGCCGACCAAATTACCGCGTACGCTCGGTGCTTACCAGTACGCATTGCTCCATAACGAAGGCTCCGCCAACGACCAGGTGCAGGCCGACTACACGCAGGCACAGCTCGACGGCTACCTCAATAAAACGGATCCTTACCTGTACCCGGACGTGGATTGGTACGATGCCGCCGTGAACAACACCGCCATGCAGTACCGCTTCAACCTGAGCGCTTCCGGCGGGAACAAGACCGCCCGGTATTTTATGATGATGGGCTACACCAACCAGGAAGGCCTGCTCAAGTACAGCCGTGATAACGACAATTACCGCACCGGCCAGAGTTACCAGCGGTATAATTTCCGCACCAATATGGACGTGAGCGTGGACGCGAATACGCTCGTGCAGCTCGACATCAATGTGCGCCTCGAGCGCCGCGTGCTGCCGCACAGCAGCCTTTCCGCCGCCAGCATCTGGACCAACATCGCTTCTTATCCTCCCGGCCAGTTCCCGGTATTCAACCCGAACGGCTCCCTGGGCGGTAACGCACAATATGGGGAAAACCCCATCGGTTCGCTGACCCGCACCGGCTACCAGCACCAGGACCATCGCTTCCTCGAAGGCAGCACCCGCGTATTCCGCAAGCTCGATTCCTGGCTGCCCGGCCTCTCCGCTTTCGCGTCCTTTTCTTTCAACTCGTTTGCAAGGCCCACCATGCAGCAGAGCCAGGACTTCGCGGTATATACCTATCAGGGAAAAGACCAGCCGTATGTCAAGTTCGGCAACGACGTTCCGTTGAGCGCTCCGGCCAGTGTGCCTACCTTTTCGCATAACTATGCCTTCGAAGGCGGGCTGGAATACGCGCCCAAACTCAAAGGCGGCCATCACCTGAATACCAAACTCAAATACTTCCAGGTAAGGCAGAAACAGCCCGATACGGACCTGCCGTATTCCCGCCAGCTCGTGTCCGGTATTGCCTCATACGACTATAACGAAAAGTATATCGCCGATGTGGTGGTATCGTATTCCGGCACGGAGAACTACGCCAAAGACAGGCGCTTCCAGACCTACCCCGCTGTGGGCCTGAGCTGGATAGCTTCCAAAGAAAACATGCTGAAAAATGCCACCTGGCTGAGCCTGCTGAAAGTGCGCGGTTCCTACGGCATCCTGGGCAACGACGTGTATCCCTCCAGGTTCCCCTACGTAGAGGGCATCACAGGCAGCGGCACCGGCGCCAACTTCGGGCAAACGGGCTTTACCGGCACCGGCTTGCAGGAAACCACGCTGGGCAACCCGCTCACAAGAGCCATGGAATACAAACAGGCCAATGTGGGCATCGACGTGGAATTGTTTAACCGGCAGATCGCGCTGACGGTGGACCGCTTTTCGGAGAAAGTCAATTTTATCCCCGTAACGCCGGAGAACATCAGCGCCATCATCGGCAACTCGCAGGTACCCGCCAGCATCGGCCGCACCAGTAACCAGGGCTGGGAAGGCGAGATCACGCTCCGCCGCAACTGGACCCGGCAGTTCGCTACGCACATCCGTGCGCAGGGCGCTTATTACACGAACAAAATCGAGTACCAGGCAGAACAGTTCCGCGACGAAGCGTACCAGCTGCGCACCGGCCGCCCGCTTGGCCAGGTATTCGGTCTGCAGGCGCTCGGATTTTATAAAGACCAGGCTGAAATCGACGCAGGGCCTTCTTCCTCTTTCACCACGCTGCGCCCCGGCGACCTGAAATATAAAGACCAGAATGGCGACGATGTGATCGACGCGCTCGATGAAATACCGCTGGGCAAACCCGGTCTTCCGCAAATGCAATACGCTTTCGAGATCGGCGCGCGTTTCCGCAATTTTGAGCTTACCGTGCTATTCTCCGGTGTTACCGAAAGGTCGCTTTTCCTCAACGCCTACCCCAGCTTCCGTGGTTTCCAGCCCGGCTCCGCAAGGCCCACCGCCATGGTGCTCGGCCGCTGGACACCTGAAACGGCCGACAGGGCTACCTTCCCGAGGCTGAACACGGAAACCAACAACCACAACTTCCGCAACTCCACTTTCTGGATGAGGGACGGCGGATTCCTCCGGTTGAAAAATGTGGAGCTGGCATATAACATCCCGCAATCCATGCTCCGCCGCTGGGGTCTGCAGAGCGGGCGCATTTTCGCCACCGGGCACAACCTCGCCGTATGGTCCAAGTTCCCGGACACGGATCCCGAAAGCCCCGGCGCCGGTGTTAACACAGATTATCCCCTGTTGAAGATCACCAACCTGGGCGTGAAAATTGACTTCTAA
- a CDS encoding RagB/SusD family nutrient uptake outer membrane protein, which yields MKTTQHILFTMLCCCLLGTAACRRDFLDKPLNDEYPITEAFTDIARVRNWVNNIYSLRQDDNTLFANTGFAAATDEAVHGNSGNNINIFTNGNWSSQNTPWNVWPRCWQGIRKCNSFFKYRSYTALEKYGDTVRLKDEYNLPARTVMTRLTGEVFFMRAFYYMELMRYFGTVPLTDSVYAVNDNFNLPRKSIDSVVAYISRDLDSAMANLPDDYDNYPNFAGRASKPVAMAYKCRLLLYYASPLFNPDNKPERWKAAADLLGTFITTYSSEYGLETTFQNVVTDRNSKESIFSIRGGGRNDIDRAQRPVGYKFTTGPAVNPSQNLVDAFQMVNGKNINDAGSTYDPANPYLRRDPRFYLFINYNGASLPDNPTGTTWQARPIETFTGGKDAIGNFPTRTGYYMRKFMHVGLNLVTNQTQERPYQLMRYAEVLLNYAEAVNQAYGPYVVPPTCTLTAAAAIEMIRKRAGLVPFALPAGLSKVQMNDAVVQERRIELCFENQRFWDVRRWKRGVELFNVPVRGVVITKTGTTYTYAYRDVEQHTFQDRMHLFPVPWSEVRANPNMTQNPNWE from the coding sequence ATGAAAACGACACAACATATTCTGTTCACCATGCTTTGCTGCTGCCTGCTGGGCACTGCGGCCTGCCGCCGCGATTTCCTCGATAAGCCGCTGAATGATGAGTATCCCATCACCGAAGCGTTTACAGACATCGCGCGGGTGCGCAACTGGGTGAATAACATTTATTCGTTACGGCAGGACGACAACACCCTGTTCGCCAACACCGGTTTTGCCGCGGCTACCGACGAAGCCGTGCACGGCAACTCCGGCAACAACATCAACATTTTCACGAACGGCAACTGGAGCTCCCAGAACACGCCATGGAACGTGTGGCCCCGTTGCTGGCAGGGCATCCGTAAATGCAACAGCTTTTTCAAATACCGGTCTTACACGGCGCTGGAGAAGTACGGCGATACGGTGCGGCTGAAAGACGAATACAACCTGCCCGCCCGCACCGTGATGACGCGGCTTACCGGCGAGGTGTTTTTCATGCGCGCGTTTTATTACATGGAACTGATGCGCTACTTCGGTACGGTGCCGTTGACGGACAGCGTGTACGCGGTGAACGATAATTTCAACCTGCCCCGCAAGTCCATCGACTCCGTTGTGGCCTACATCAGCCGCGACCTGGATTCCGCCATGGCCAACCTGCCGGACGATTACGACAACTACCCCAACTTCGCGGGCCGCGCTTCCAAACCGGTGGCCATGGCATACAAGTGCCGCCTGCTCCTGTATTACGCCAGCCCGTTGTTCAACCCGGACAACAAGCCAGAACGCTGGAAAGCGGCGGCAGACCTGCTGGGCACCTTCATCACCACTTACAGCTCCGAGTATGGGCTCGAAACCACGTTCCAGAATGTGGTGACCGACCGTAACAGCAAAGAATCCATTTTCAGTATCCGGGGCGGCGGACGTAACGACATCGACCGCGCGCAGCGCCCTGTGGGTTACAAGTTCACGACCGGGCCTGCGGTAAATCCTTCACAGAACCTCGTGGATGCGTTCCAGATGGTGAACGGCAAAAACATCAACGACGCGGGCTCCACCTACGACCCGGCCAACCCTTACCTGCGCCGCGACCCGCGTTTCTACCTGTTCATCAACTACAACGGCGCATCGCTGCCCGATAACCCTACGGGCACCACCTGGCAGGCAAGGCCCATCGAAACCTTCACCGGCGGGAAAGACGCCATTGGCAATTTCCCCACCCGCACCGGCTACTACATGCGCAAGTTCATGCACGTGGGCCTCAACCTCGTGACGAACCAGACGCAGGAAAGACCTTACCAGCTGATGCGCTACGCGGAAGTACTGCTCAATTACGCAGAAGCGGTGAACCAGGCTTACGGCCCATACGTGGTGCCACCCACCTGTACGCTGACCGCCGCCGCCGCGATCGAAATGATACGCAAACGCGCGGGCCTCGTGCCCTTCGCTTTACCGGCGGGTTTGAGCAAAGTGCAGATGAATGATGCGGTGGTGCAGGAAAGAAGGATTGAATTATGCTTTGAGAATCAGCGCTTCTGGGACGTACGCCGCTGGAAACGCGGCGTGGAACTGTTCAACGTTCCCGTACGGGGTGTGGTGATCACCAAAACCGGCACCACTTATACGTACGCTTACAGGGATGTGGAGCAGCATACCTTCCAGGATAGAATGCATCTTTTCCCGGTGCCCTGGTCGGAAGTAAGAGCCAATCCGAATATGACGCAGAACCCTAACTGGGAATAA
- a CDS encoding sulfatase family protein, whose protein sequence is MIKKILAAGLLAVTAAAVCSFIPPKPAPAPNVVVIFMDDMGYGDPAVYGGGPYKTPNLDRMAARGIRFTHFYAAQAVCSASRAGLLTGCYPNRIGIHGALWPTAPTALSNEEETIAELLKAKGYSTGMVGKWHLGSKPPFLPLQHGFDEYLGLPYSNDMWPVHYDGKPITDTANNRGKYPPLPLIEGNNTIRIIKTLDDQAELTSLYTERACRFIKAHKNKPFFLYMAHSMPHVPIAVSQKYKGRSGAGLFGDLMEELDASVGAVMKTLEENGLDKNTLVIFTSDNGPWLNYGNHAGNTGGLREGKGTSFEGGQRVPCLMQWPAQIPAGIVSNAVASTIDILPTVATICGAKLPARKIDGLNILPLLKQEKGANPRDHFVYYYGVNSLEAIRKGKYKLVFPHKARTYKNNLPGYDGFPGAQPNIPVPLALYDLSSDPGETLDVQKQFPDVVKELEALADQYRQTLGDDLKDIKGTERREPGKVAMK, encoded by the coding sequence ATGATAAAGAAAATTCTGGCCGCCGGCCTGCTGGCCGTCACCGCTGCGGCCGTATGCAGTTTTATTCCTCCCAAACCGGCGCCTGCTCCGAACGTGGTGGTGATTTTCATGGATGATATGGGCTATGGCGACCCCGCCGTATATGGCGGCGGTCCGTATAAAACGCCGAACCTCGACCGGATGGCGGCACGCGGTATCCGCTTCACGCATTTTTATGCCGCACAGGCGGTATGCTCCGCTTCGCGGGCGGGTTTGCTTACGGGCTGTTATCCCAACCGCATCGGGATTCACGGCGCCTTGTGGCCCACAGCGCCCACCGCGCTGAGCAATGAAGAAGAAACCATCGCCGAATTGTTGAAGGCGAAAGGATACAGCACGGGCATGGTGGGCAAATGGCACCTCGGCAGCAAACCCCCGTTCCTCCCGCTGCAGCACGGGTTCGACGAATACCTCGGCCTGCCGTATTCCAACGATATGTGGCCGGTGCATTACGACGGCAAGCCCATCACGGACACGGCCAATAACCGTGGGAAATATCCGCCGCTGCCGCTGATCGAAGGTAACAACACGATCCGCATCATCAAAACGCTCGACGATCAGGCGGAGCTTACTTCGCTGTACACCGAACGCGCCTGCCGTTTTATCAAAGCCCATAAAAACAAACCCTTCTTCCTGTACATGGCGCACAGCATGCCGCACGTGCCCATCGCCGTGTCTCAAAAGTACAAAGGCCGCAGCGGCGCCGGTTTGTTCGGTGACCTGATGGAAGAGCTGGACGCGTCGGTAGGTGCGGTGATGAAAACGCTGGAAGAAAACGGCCTCGATAAAAACACGCTGGTCATCTTTACCAGCGACAATGGCCCCTGGCTCAACTACGGCAACCACGCCGGCAATACCGGCGGCCTGCGCGAAGGGAAAGGCACCAGCTTCGAAGGCGGCCAGCGCGTGCCCTGCCTCATGCAGTGGCCGGCGCAAATTCCCGCGGGCATAGTCAGCAATGCAGTAGCCTCCACCATCGACATTCTGCCCACCGTGGCCACCATCTGCGGCGCGAAACTGCCCGCCAGAAAAATCGACGGGCTCAACATCCTGCCGCTGCTGAAGCAGGAAAAAGGCGCCAATCCCCGCGATCACTTCGTGTATTATTACGGCGTGAACAGCCTCGAGGCCATCCGCAAAGGAAAATACAAACTGGTGTTCCCGCACAAGGCGCGCACCTATAAAAACAACCTGCCGGGCTACGACGGTTTCCCCGGCGCGCAGCCCAACATCCCGGTGCCGCTGGCGCTCTACGATTTAAGCAGCGACCCCGGTGAAACGCTCGACGTGCAGAAGCAATTCCCCGATGTGGTGAAAGAACTGGAAGCGCTGGCGGATCAGTACCGGCAAACGTTGGGAGACGATCTGAAAGATATCAAAGGAACAGAACGGCGGGAACCGGGGAAAGTGGCGATGAAATAG
- a CDS encoding alpha-L-fucosidase, giving the protein MKRNALLLMFSLLLTMSATSQEKRLFPETPEQKEKRLAWWTNDRFGMFIHWGLYALPARHEWVKNREQISDSAYRKYFEYFNPDLYNPREWAKKAKAAGMKYAVITTKHHDGFCLFDSKFTDYKATNTPIKKDLIKEWVDAFRAEGLKIGFYYSLIDWHHPDFTIDRTHSARPKNETDYEVLNKNRDMGKYRTYLSNQVKELLTNYGKVDILWLDYSYPGKYGKDHNDWGSVDLIKMVRKLQPGIIVNDRLDLKEYADGGDFVTPEQYKVAAWPTENGKRVPWETCQTFSGSWGYYRDETSWKNVQQLLVLLIESVSKGGNLLLNVGPTARGKFDHRADDALSGMGAWMEYNSRAIYGCTQAPERYARPEQSLLTYNPSTKRLYVHLVDYPLQNFTLPGYKGKVKYAQFLHDGSEIRFTAPSGYGYKTSGLGDGDLNLSLPVQKPPVAIPVIELIMAD; this is encoded by the coding sequence ATGAAACGCAACGCCCTGCTGCTTATGTTCAGCCTGCTGCTGACCATGAGCGCCACGTCACAGGAAAAACGATTATTCCCTGAAACACCCGAACAGAAAGAAAAACGCCTCGCCTGGTGGACCAACGACCGCTTCGGCATGTTCATCCACTGGGGCCTCTACGCACTGCCCGCCCGCCACGAGTGGGTGAAAAACCGGGAACAGATCTCGGATTCGGCTTACCGGAAATACTTCGAGTATTTTAATCCGGATCTCTACAACCCGCGCGAATGGGCCAAAAAAGCAAAAGCGGCGGGCATGAAGTACGCGGTGATCACCACCAAACACCACGACGGCTTCTGCCTTTTCGATTCGAAATTCACGGACTACAAAGCCACCAACACGCCCATCAAAAAAGACCTGATCAAAGAATGGGTAGACGCTTTCCGCGCGGAAGGGCTGAAGATCGGGTTTTATTATTCGCTGATCGACTGGCATCATCCCGATTTCACGATCGACAGAACACACTCCGCCCGTCCGAAAAATGAAACGGACTATGAAGTACTCAACAAAAACCGGGATATGGGCAAATACCGCACTTACCTGTCCAACCAGGTGAAGGAACTGCTGACCAATTACGGGAAAGTGGATATCCTCTGGCTCGATTATTCCTATCCCGGCAAATACGGCAAAGATCATAACGACTGGGGCTCTGTGGACCTGATCAAAATGGTGCGCAAGCTGCAGCCGGGCATCATCGTCAACGACCGCCTCGACCTGAAGGAGTATGCGGACGGCGGCGACTTTGTAACGCCCGAACAATATAAAGTAGCGGCCTGGCCTACGGAAAACGGCAAACGCGTGCCCTGGGAAACCTGTCAGACGTTCTCCGGCTCATGGGGATATTACCGCGATGAAACTTCGTGGAAGAACGTGCAGCAGCTGCTGGTGCTGCTGATCGAATCGGTGAGCAAGGGCGGCAACCTGCTGCTGAACGTGGGCCCCACCGCCCGCGGCAAATTCGATCACCGGGCAGACGATGCGCTCAGCGGTATGGGCGCATGGATGGAGTATAACAGTCGCGCTATTTACGGCTGCACCCAGGCGCCGGAAAGGTATGCGCGCCCCGAGCAGAGCCTGCTCACGTACAATCCTTCCACCAAACGCCTGTATGTGCACCTGGTCGACTATCCGCTGCAGAACTTCACGCTGCCCGGTTATAAAGGCAAGGTAAAATATGCGCAGTTCCTGCACGACGGTTCCGAAATCAGGTTCACCGCGCCCTCCGGCTACGGTTATAAAACCAGCGGCCTCGGCGACGGCGACCTCAACCTCAGCCTGCCGGTGCAGAAACCGCCGGTAGCTATCCCGGTGATAGAACTGATCATGGCAGATTAA
- a CDS encoding HTH domain-containing protein produces MPKRYFERLQTIDYLIRIKGTGKPSQLAKRMRISERTLYEFLKLMKDLGAPIEYDRYKESYYYGEKGGFNIKFTKSLMTATPVMLLTLVIITLTSL; encoded by the coding sequence ATGCCAAAGCGTTATTTTGAAAGACTACAGACTATCGACTATCTTATCCGCATTAAAGGAACCGGCAAACCTTCGCAGTTGGCCAAACGGATGCGCATTTCCGAACGCACGCTTTATGAGTTCCTGAAACTCATGAAAGATCTCGGTGCGCCGATAGAATACGATAGATACAAGGAGAGCTATTACTACGGTGAAAAAGGAGGATTCAACATCAAGTTCACCAAGAGCCTGATGACCGCCACACCCGTGATGTTGCTCACCCTTGTCATCATCACGCTAACAAGTTTGTAA